One stretch of Lemur catta isolate mLemCat1 chromosome 2, mLemCat1.pri, whole genome shotgun sequence DNA includes these proteins:
- the MMD2 gene encoding monocyte to macrophage differentiation factor 2 yields MFAPRLLDFQKTKYARFMNHRVPAHKRYQPTEYEHAANCATHAFWIIPSILGSSNLYFLSDDDWETISAWIYGLGLCGLFVVSTVFHTISWKKSHLRMVEHCLHMFDRMVIYFFIAASYAPWLNLRELGPWASHMRWLVWIMASVGTVYVFFFHERYKLVELLCYVVMGFFPALVILSMPNTEGIWELVTGGLFYCLGMVFFKSDGRIPFAHAIWHLFVAFGAGTHYYAIWRYLYLPSTLQSKVSK; encoded by the exons GTTCATGAACCACCGCGTCCCTGCCCACAAGAGGTACCAGCCCACGGAGTACGAACATGCGGCCAACTGTGCCACCCACGCT TTCTGGATCATTCCCAGCATCCTCGGCAGCTCCAACCTCTACTTCCTGTCGGATGACGACTGGGAGACCATTTCTGCCTGGATCTACGGCCTCGGCCTCTGCGGGCTCTTCGTGGTGTCCACCGTGTTCCACACCATCTCCTGGAAGAAGAGCCACCTCAG GATGGTGGAGCACTGCCTGCACATGTTCGACCGGATGGTCATCTATTTCTTCATAGCAGCCTCCTACGCACCCTG GCTGAACCTCCGGGAACTGGGCCCCTGGGCCTCCCACATGCGTTGGCTGGTCTGGATCATGGCCTCTGTTGGCACCGTCTATGTCTTCTTCTTCCATGAGCG GTACAAACTTGTGGAGCTGCTCTGCTACGTCGTGATGGGCTTCTTCCCCGCCCTGGTCATCCTGTCAATG CCCAACACCGAGGGCATCTGGGAGCTGGTGACCGGAGGGCTGTTCTACTGCCTGGGCATGGTGTTCTTCAAGAGTGACGGCAGGATCCCCTTTGCCCATGCCATCTGGCACCTCTTTGTGGCATTCGGTGCTGGTACCCACTACTATGCCATCTGGAGGTACCTCTATCTACCCAGCACCCTGCAGAGCAAGGTGTCCAAATGA